One Peromyscus leucopus breed LL Stock chromosome 4, UCI_PerLeu_2.1, whole genome shotgun sequence genomic region harbors:
- the LOC114700811 gene encoding tetratricopeptide repeat protein 30A1, with amino-acid sequence MAWQSSSKVPDGEFTAVVYRLIRDSRYSEAVQLLGAELQKSPRSRAGLSLLAYCYYRLQEFELAAECYEQLSQMHPELEQYRLYQAQALYKACLYPEATRVAFLLDNPTYQTRVLRLQAAIKYSEGDLPGARSLVEQLLSGEAGEDSGGENDPDSLVNMGCLLYKEGHYEAACSKFLAALQASGFQPDLSYNLALAYYSSRQYAPSLKHIADIIEHGIRQHPELGVGMTTEGIDIRSVGNTVVLHQTALVEAFNLKAAIEYQLRNYEVAQETLTDMPPRAEEELDPVTLHNQALMNMDARPTEGFEKLQFLLQQNPFPPETFGNLLLLYCKYEYFDLAADVLAENAHLTYKFLTPYLYDFLDAMITCQTAPEEAFIKLDGLAGMLTEQLRRLTKQVQEARHNRDDEVVIKALNEYDETLEKYIPVLMAQAKIYWNFENYPMVEKIFRKSVEFCNDHDVWKLNVAHVLFMQENKYKEAIGFYEPIVKKNYDNILNVSAIVLANLCVSYIMTSQNEEAEELMRKIEKEEEQLSYDDPDKKIYHLCIVNLVIGTLYCAKGNYDFGISRVIKSLEPYHKKLGTDTWYYAKRCFLSLLENMSKHMIVLCDSVIQECVQFLEHCEIFGRNIPAILEQPLEEERMHIGKNTVTYESRQLKALIYEIIGWNT; translated from the coding sequence ATGGCTTGGCAAAGCAGCTCCAAAGTACCCGACGGTGAGTTCACGGCGGTGGTGTACCGGCTCATCCGCGACTCCCGCTACTCAGAGGCGGTGCAGCTGCTGGGCGCCGAGCTGCAGAAGAGTCCTCGCAGCCGCGCCGGGCTGTCGCTGCTGGCCTACTGCTACTACCGCCTGCAGGAGTTCGAGCTCGCTGCAGAGTGCTATGAGCAACTGAGCCAGATGCACCCGGAACTCGAGCAGTACCGCCTCTACCAGGCCCAGGCGCTGTACAAGGCCTGCCTGTATCCAGAGGCCACGCGGGTCGCCTTCCTCCTGGACAACCCCACCTATCAGACGCGTGTCCTTCGTCTCCAGGCTGCTATCAAGTACAGCGAGGGCGACctgccaggagccaggagcctgGTGGAGCAGCTGCTGAGTGGAGAAGCCGGAGAAGACAGTGGAGGGGAGAATGATCCAGACAGTCTGGTCAATATGGGTTGTCTGCTCTACAAGGAGGGACACTATGAAGCTGCCTGTTCCAAGTTCTTAGCGGCCCTGCAGGCGTCTGGCTTCCAGCCTGACCTCTCCTACAACTTGGCTTTGGCTTATTACAGCAGTCGGCAGTATGCCCCTTCTCTGAAGCATATCGCTGATATAATTGAGCATGGCATCCGTCAGCACCCAGAGCTAGGTGTGGGCATGACCACTGAAGGCATTGATATTCGAAGTGTGGGCAACACTGTAGTCCTTCACCAGACTGCTCTGGTTGAAGCCTTCAACCTCAAGGCAGCCATAGAGTATCAACTGAGAAACTATGAGGTAGCCCAAGAAACCCTCACTGACATGCCACCCAGAGCAGAGGAAGAGTTGGACCCTGTGACCCTGCACAACCAGGCTCTGATGAACATGGATGCCAGGCCCACAGAGGGCTTTGAGAAGCTCCAGTTTCTGCTCCAGCAGAACCCCTTTCCCCCAGAGACCTTTGGCAACCTGCTGTTGCTCTACTGTAAATATGAGTATTTTGACCTGGCAGCTGATGTCCTGGCAGAAAATGCCCATTTGACTTACAAGTTCCTCACACCCTATCTCTATGACTTCTTGGATGCCATGATCACTTGCCAGACAGCTCCTGAAGAGGCTTTCATAAAGCTTGATGGGCTGGCTGGCATGCTGACTGAGCAGCTCAGGAGACTCACTAAGCAAGTTCAAGAAGCAAGACATAACAGAGATGATGAAGTTGTCATAAAGGCTTTAAATGAATATGATGAAACTCTTGAGAAGTATATCCCTGTACTGATGGCCCAGGCGAAAATCTACTGGAACTTTGAAAATTATCCAATGGTGGAGAAGATCTTCCGCAAATCTGTGGAATTCTGTAATGACCATGATGTGTGGAAGCTGAATGTGGCCCATGTTCTCTTCATgcaggaaaacaaatacaaagaggCCATTGGTTTCTATGAGCCCATTGTCAAGAAGAATTATGATAACATCCTGAATGTCAGCGCTATTGTGTTAGCCAATCTGTGTGTCTCCTATATTATGACAAGTCaaaatgaggaagctgaggagcTGATGAGGAagattgaaaaggaagaagaacaaCTCTCCTATGATGACCCAGACAAGAAAATCTACCACCTTTGCATTGTGAATTTGGTGATAGGAACACTCTATTGTGCCAAGGGAAACTATGACTTTGGCATCTCTCGAGTTATCAAAAGCCTGGAGCCTTACCATAAAAAGCTGGGAACTGATACGTGGTATTATGCCAAAAGATGCTTCCTGTCCTTGCTAGAAAACATGTCAAAGCACATGATAGTGCTTTGTGATAGTGTTATTCAAGAATGTGTCCAGTTTCTAGAGCACTGTGAAATCTTTGGCAGAAACATCCCTGCTATTTTAGAACAGCCcttggaggaagagagaatgcaCATTGGGAAGAATACAGTCACGTATGAGTCCAGACAATTGAAAGCTTTGATTTATGAGATCATAGGATGGAATACATAG
- the LOC114700812 gene encoding tetratricopeptide repeat protein 30A2 codes for MAGLSSSQIPDGEFTAVVYRLIRDSRYSEAVQLLGAELQKSPRSRAGLSLLAYCYYRLQEFELAAECYEQLSQMHPELEQYRLYQAQALYKACLYPEATRVAFLLDNPTYYSRVLRLQAAIKYSEGDLPGARSLVEQLLSGEAGEDSGGENDPDSLVNMGCLLYKEGHYEAACSKFFAALQASGYQPDVSYNLALACYSNRHYAPALKHIANIIERGIRQHPELGVGMTTEGIDVRSVGNTIVLHQTALVEAFNLKAAIEYQLRNYEAAQEALTDMPPRAEEELDPVTLHNQALMNMDARPTEGFEKLQFLLQQNPFPPETFGNLLLLYCKYEYFDLAADVLAENAHLTYKFLTPYLYDFLDAMITCQTAPEEAFIKLDGLAGMLTEQLRRLTKQVQEARHNRDDEVVIKAVNEYDETLEKYIPVLMAQAKIYWNLENYPMVEKIFRKSVEFCNDHDVWKLNVAHVLFMQENKYKEAIGFYEPIVKKNYDNILNVSAIVLANLCVSYIMTSQNEEAEELMRKIEKEEEQLSYGDPDKKIYHLCIVNLVIGTLYCAKGNYDFGISRVIKSLEPYHKKLGTDTWYYAKRCFLSLLENMSKHTIMLRDTVIQECVQFLEHCEIFGRNIPAVIEQPLEEERMHIGKNTVTYESRQLKALIYEIIGWNM; via the coding sequence ATGGCGGGGCTGAGCAGCTCGCAGATCCCCGACGGTGAGTTCACGGCGGTGGTGTACCGGCTCATCCGCGACTCCCGCTACTCAGAGGCGGTGCAGCTGCTGGGCGCCGAGCTGCAGAAGAGTCCTCGCAGCCGCGCCGGGCTGTCGCTGCTGGCCTACTGCTACTACCGCCTGCAGGAGTTCGAGCTCGCTGCAGAGTGCTATGAGCAACTGAGCCAGATGCACCCGGAACTCGAGCAGTACCGCCTCTACCAGGCCCAGGCTCTGTACAAGGCCTGCCTGTATCCAGAGGCCACGCGGGTCGCCTTCCTCCTGGACAACCCCACCTACTATAGCAGGGTCCTTCGTCTCCAGGCTGCTATCAAGTACAGCGAGGGCGACCTGCCAGGAGCCAGGAGTCTGGTGGAGCAGCTGCTGAGTGGGGAAGCCGGAGAAGACAGTGGAGGGGAGAATGATCCAGATAGTCTGGTCAATATGGGTTGTCTGCTCTACAAGGAGGGACACTATGAAGCTGCCTGTTCCAAGTTCTTTGCAGCTTTGCAGGCTTCTGGCTACCAGCCTGATGTATCTTACAACCTGGCTTTAGCTTGTTATAGCAACAGGCACTATGCCCCAGCTCTGAAGCATATCGCCAACATCATTGAGAGAGGCATCCGTCAGCACCCAGAGCTAGGTGTGGGCATGACCACTGAAGGCATTGATGTTCGAAGTGTGGGCAATACCATAGTCCTTCACCAGACTGCTCTGGTTGAAGCCTTCAACCTCAAGGCAGCCATAGAGTACCAACTGAGAAACTATGAGGCAGCTCAGGAAGCCCTCACTGACATGCCACCCAGAGCAGAGGAAGAGTTGGACCCTGTGACCCTGCACAACCAGGCTCTGATGAACATGGATGCCAGGCCCACAGAGGGCTTTGAGAAGCTCCAGTTTCTGCTCCAGCAGAACCCCTTTCCCCCAGAGACCTTTGGCAACCTGCTGTTGCTCTACTGTAAATATGAGTATTTTGACCTGGCAGCTGATGTCCTGGCAGAAAATGCCCATTTGACTTACAAGTTCCTCACACCCTATCTCTATGACTTCTTGGATGCCATGATCACTTGCCAGACAGCTCCTGAAGAGGCTTTCATAAAGCTTGATGGGCTGGCTGGCATGCTGACTGAGCAGCTCAGGAGACTCACTAAGCAAGTTCAAGAAGCAAGACATAACAGAGATGATGAAGTTGTCATAAAGGCTGTGAATGAATATGATGAAACTCTTGAGAAGTATATCCCTGTACTGATGGCCCAGGCGAAAATCTACTGGAATCTTGAAAATTATCCAATGGTGGAGAAGATCTTCCGCAAATCTGTGGAATTCTGTAATGACCATGATGTGTGGAAGCTGAATGTGGCCCATGTTCTCTTCATgcaggaaaacaaatacaaagaggCCATTGGTTTCTATGAGCCCATTGTCAAGAAGAATTATGATAACATCCTGAATGTCAGCGCTATTGTGTTAGCCAACCTGTGTGTCTCCTACATTATGACAAGTCaaaatgaggaagctgaggagcTGATGAGGAagattgaaaaggaagaagaacaaCTCTCCTATGGTGACCCAGACAAGAAAATCTACCACCTTTGCATTGTGAATTTGGTGATAGGAACACTTTATTGTGCCAAGGGAAACTATGACTTTGGCATCTCTCGGGTTATCAAAAGCCTGGAGCCTTACCATAAAAAGCTGGGAACTGATACGTGGTATTATGCCAAAAGATGCTTCCTGTCCTTGCTAGAAAACATGTCAAAACATACCATCATGCTGAGGGACACTGTTATTCAAGAATGTGTCCAGTTTCTAGAGCACTGTGAAATCTTTGGCAGAAATATCCCTGCTGTTATAGAACAGCCcttggaggaagagagaatgcaCATTGGGAAGAATACAGTCACGTATGAGTCCAGACAACTGAAAGCTTTGATTTATGAGATCATAGGGTGGAATATGTAG